A single region of the Streptomyces sp. ITFR-16 genome encodes:
- a CDS encoding alpha/beta fold hydrolase yields MLPWIRAPRSPRARRTLAALLLAVAAVATPTATAAAAPAAATATSSGWNNYSCKPSAAHPRPVVLVHGTFGNSVDNWLVLAPYLVNRGYCVYSLDYGQLPGVPVFNGLGPIDKSAGQLAAFVDKVLASTGAPKADLVGHSQGGMMPNYYLKFLGGAAKVNALVGLAPDNHGTTLLGLTKLLPYFPGVGDLLNAGTPGLADQVAGSPFIKKLNSVPDTVPGVHYTVIATRYDEVVTPYRTQFLDGPDVRNVLLQDLCPVDLSEHVAIGTIDRVAYHEVANALDPAHATPTTCASVIG; encoded by the coding sequence ATGCTGCCCTGGATCCGTGCGCCGCGTTCCCCACGCGCGCGCCGGACACTCGCCGCACTGCTACTCGCCGTCGCCGCAGTCGCCACCCCCACGGCCACCGCCGCAGCGGCCCCCGCCGCCGCGACCGCCACGTCGAGCGGCTGGAACAACTACTCCTGCAAGCCCTCCGCCGCCCATCCCCGCCCCGTCGTCCTGGTCCACGGAACCTTCGGGAACTCGGTCGACAACTGGCTCGTCCTCGCCCCCTACCTGGTCAACCGGGGCTACTGCGTCTACTCGCTCGACTACGGGCAGCTCCCCGGAGTGCCGGTCTTCAACGGCCTCGGCCCGATCGACAAGTCGGCCGGCCAGCTGGCCGCCTTCGTCGACAAGGTGCTCGCCTCCACCGGCGCGCCCAAGGCCGACCTCGTCGGTCACTCGCAGGGCGGGATGATGCCCAACTACTACCTGAAGTTCCTCGGCGGAGCGGCCAAGGTGAACGCCCTGGTCGGGCTCGCGCCCGACAACCACGGCACCACCCTGCTCGGCCTGACCAAACTCCTGCCGTACTTCCCCGGCGTCGGGGACCTGCTCAATGCCGGTACACCCGGCCTCGCCGACCAGGTGGCCGGGTCACCCTTCATCAAGAAGCTCAATTCCGTGCCCGACACCGTGCCCGGAGTCCACTACACCGTCATCGCGACCCGGTACGACGAGGTCGTGACCCCGTACCGGACCCAGTTCCTGGACGGGCCGGACGTACGCAACGTCCTGCTCCAGGACCTGTGCCCGGTCGACCTGTCCGAGCACGTGGCGATCGGCACGATCGACCGGGTCGCCTACCACGAGGTGGCGAACGCCCTGGATCCGGCGCACGCCACCCCGACCACCTGCGCGTCGGTCATCGGCTAG
- a CDS encoding lytic polysaccharide monooxygenase, with amino-acid sequence MAANTPARRRTATLAALGALPLALTALAAVPAAAHGSLTDPVSRVSACFAEGPENPRSAACVAAVAAGGTQALYDWNGVNIANAAGNHRRLIPDGKLCSAGNDKFKGLDLPRADWPATKMAPGRHTFRFRATAPHKGSFALYLTTSSYDPAKPLKWSDLEEKPFAEATDPQLVDGSYVFDGTVPDRAGRQLIYTVWQRSDSPEAFYACSDVVFDGAGQSGEKQSGTSGSGSVAAVPQPSASAPTEQEITKGEAKSSVEHGGHGDDDARTGAKVTEAAGTPGAPAVNAPEPDSASAAPAPAGEELAETGGDGSTAFLTIGGAAALAVGAGVLFLSVRRRAVSTARHGR; translated from the coding sequence ATGGCCGCCAACACCCCTGCCCGCCGCCGGACCGCCACCCTCGCCGCGCTCGGTGCGCTGCCGCTCGCGCTGACCGCTCTGGCCGCGGTCCCCGCCGCCGCGCACGGCTCGCTGACGGATCCGGTCAGCCGGGTGTCGGCCTGCTTCGCCGAGGGGCCGGAGAACCCCCGGTCCGCCGCGTGCGTGGCCGCGGTCGCGGCGGGCGGCACCCAGGCGCTGTACGACTGGAACGGGGTCAACATCGCCAACGCGGCGGGCAACCACCGCCGGCTGATCCCGGACGGCAAGCTCTGCAGCGCGGGCAACGACAAGTTCAAGGGACTCGATCTGCCGCGCGCGGACTGGCCGGCGACGAAGATGGCGCCGGGCCGGCACACCTTCCGCTTCCGGGCGACCGCCCCGCACAAGGGCTCCTTCGCGCTGTACCTCACGACGTCCTCGTACGACCCGGCGAAGCCGCTGAAGTGGTCGGACCTGGAGGAGAAGCCGTTCGCGGAGGCCACCGACCCGCAACTGGTGGACGGGTCGTACGTGTTCGACGGCACCGTGCCCGACCGTGCGGGCCGGCAGCTGATCTACACCGTCTGGCAGCGCTCGGACTCGCCGGAGGCGTTCTACGCCTGCTCCGACGTGGTCTTCGACGGCGCGGGACAGAGCGGCGAGAAGCAGAGCGGTACGAGCGGCAGCGGGTCGGTCGCCGCGGTTCCGCAGCCGTCCGCGTCCGCCCCTACCGAGCAGGAGATCACGAAGGGGGAGGCCAAGTCGTCCGTCGAGCACGGCGGCCACGGTGACGACGACGCCCGCACCGGCGCGAAGGTCACCGAGGCGGCCGGCACGCCCGGCGCCCCCGCGGTCAACGCGCCCGAGCCGGACAGCGCGTCCGCCGCCCCCGCCCCGGCGGGCGAGGAGCTCGCCGAGACGGGGGGCGACGGCAGTACGGCGTTCCTGACGATCGGCGGGGCGGCCGCGCTCGCCGTCGGCGCGGGCGTCCTGTTCCTGTCGGTGCGCCGCCGGGCCGTCTCCACCGCCCGGCACGGACGCTGA